In Lycorma delicatula isolate Av1 chromosome 10, ASM4794821v1, whole genome shotgun sequence, a genomic segment contains:
- the LOC142331429 gene encoding uncharacterized protein LOC142331429, producing the protein MRSSMRLYVLLCFTLSICLAQNEPKRKSPRLRPIHVQQQPQQQQAQQEKAAEEIQDTAEAQYPGFSQQFNSPEFNPKYSAVGQDLGKYATPSPAPVPRYSATPPPSRQYSQTPEPQTIKSDYVTPIPIIRFDKVQAQDGSYKSSYETGNNIIAEETGFLKNVGDKDQEALVQHGSYSYTDPDGNVITVTYTADEGGFRAEGAHLPTPPPVPAEIQRALDIIYEQIRVDAETEAREGKKPQDAVDEENYPTRFQP; encoded by the exons ATGAGGCTGTATGTATTATTATGCTTTACATTATCAATATGTTTAGCACAAAATGAACCAAAAAGAAAATCACCAAGATTAAGGCCAATTCATGTCCAACAACAACCACAGCAACAACAAGCTCAACAAGAAAAAGCAGCAGAAGAAATCCAGGATACAGCAGAAGCACAATATCCAGGTTTTTCACAACAATTTAATTCACCAGAATTTAATCCAAAATATTCAGCCGTCGGTCAAGATTTAGGTAAATATGCAACACCTTCACCGGCACCTGTACCAAGATATTCTGCCACACCACCACCAAGCAGACAGTATTCACAGACTCCAGAGCCACAGACTATTAAATCTGATTACGTCACCCCAATACCTATAATTAGGTTTGATAAGGTTCAAGCTCAAGATGGTAGCTACAAATCAAG ctaCGAAACTGGAAACAATATAATTGCAGAAGAGACTGGTTTCTTGAAAAATGTTGGTGATAAAGACCAAGAAGCTTTAGTACAACATGGATCATACTCTTACACAGACCCAGACGGCAACGTAATTACAGTCACTTATACCGCTGATGAAGGAGGTTTCAGAGCTGAAGGAGCACATTTACCTACACCTCCACCTGTACCAGCTGAAATACAAAGAGCATTAGATATTATTTATGAGCAAATCAGGGTTGATGCT GAAACGGAAGCACGAGAAGGAAAAAAACCACAAGACGCAGTCGATGAGGAAAATTATCCAACCAGATTTCAGCCATAA